The stretch of DNA GGTGGCCCAGGACAcggcgccccgcccccgcccggcgCCCCCAGTACCTGCTGCAGCCAGCGTAGATGCTGCCGCAGCCGGCCCTGCTCCAGGAAGCTGCGGATCTCCGCGGAGATGTTGAGCCACACCTGGGCGTAGTGGGTCACGTTGCCTACAAAGGCAAAGGTCTCGTTGGCCTGCAGAGGGTGAGGGCATGGGTCATGGGGCTCGTGGGAAAATCCCAGCCAGCAAGGGGGTTCTCCACTCCTTTGTCTCCCCCCAGGCCGGTCCTCACCAACAGCCAA from Ailuropoda melanoleuca isolate Jingjing unplaced genomic scaffold, ASM200744v2 unplaced-scaffold61371, whole genome shotgun sequence encodes:
- the LOC117799976 gene encoding ATP-binding cassette sub-family A member 2-like; the encoded protein is MSSLGFTSKEQRNLGLLVHLMTSNPKILYAPAGSEADRVILKANETFAFVGNVTHYAQVWLNISAEIRSFLEQGRLRQHLRWLQQ